The sequence below is a genomic window from Kitasatospora kifunensis.
CGGAGAGTGCCACCCGGACTCACTTCCTCGTGTCGTGGCGGAACGGACCCCGGCCTGTCCGACGGTCCAAAGACGCGACCCGCCGCCACCTCCGTTCCCCCGAGATCCGGCCAGTCCCGCCCCGACTCAGTGTGGTCGACCGTGCCGACTGCGTAAAGGACTTGCTGCTGACCCGAGGCGAACATCCTGCGATGTGAGACGAGTTTCCGCCGGACGAGACGATAGCCCACCAAAGTTGACGAAGCGTCGGCGCCCTCTCCCAGCTGGGCCGTTCGTCCACCGAACAACCGCCGGCCGGGCCGATCGGATTTGGCCGAAGATCACCGTTGATCATTGACAGGGCCGCCGAACGACTCCCTCGGCGGGCACCTCCGCCGCTGCGGATCAGGCCCGCCAGAGCAGCAGCACGGCCCGGTCGTCGTTGATGTCCTTGGCCACCGTCTCGATCAGCCGCACCGCCGCGCCCGTGCTGCCGCTGCCCAGTTGGGCACCGGCCACCAGCCGGTCGGCCTCGCCCATCAGCCGGTCCATGCCCTCGGACAGGTCGCGGCCCGGCGCCTCGACCATGCCGTCGGTGCACAGCAGCAGCACGTCCCCGGGGCCGAGCCGGCCGCGCACGCCCTCGAACTTCGCGCCGTCGTAGAGGCCGAGCAGCGGGCCCTCGGTGGCCTCCTTGACCTCCCAGCGCCCGGCCCCGGCCAGCCGCTGCATCCCCGGCAGGTGGCCGGCGGAGAGCAGTTCGTACTCCCCGGTGTCCAGGTCGAGCGCGAGGTGCACGGCACTGGCGAAGCCCTCGTCCCAGTCCTGGCGCAGCAGGTAGCCGTTGGCGGCGGGCAGGAACTCGTGCGGGGGCAGCGAGCCGAGCAGCCCGCCGAAGGCGCCGGAGAGCAGGAGCGCCCGCGAGCCGGCGTCCATTCCCTTGCCCGAGACGTCGGCCAGCACGACTTCCAGCATCCGCCGCCCGGCGCCGGTGCGGGCGGCGACCACGAAGTCGCCGGAGAAGGACTGGCCGCCCGCCGGACGCAGCGCCATGTCCGCGTGCCAGCCCTCGGGCAGCTTCGGCAGCCGGCTCTGCACCTTGAGCCGCTCGCGCAGGTCGAAGAGCATCGAGCCGCCGCCGCGCCAGGGCACGCCGACCCGGCTGCGGAACTGGGCCAGCAGCAGGCCGGCCACCCCGACCGCGCCGACCACCAGCGCCGCCCCCGGCGTGACGCCGAAGACGTACGCCTCGGGCCGCTCACTGGCCGCCCGCTCGCCGGTGTGGATCACCGACTCGGTGGACAGGCCCAGCGCGGCGGCGGCGTACAGCAGCACCAGCGAGACCGGGCGCAGCAGCAGCGCGCCCACCAGGATCGGCAGCACCAGGGCGGTCGGCGGCACCCAGGCCGGGATCCAGACGTTGAACGCCACCAGCAGGGGAACCAGCAGGAGCAGCACCGCGAAGGCGAGCCAGTCGGCGGCGTCGCCGCGGAAGTAGTCCACCCCGGTCCGGCGCAGGGTGCGGCGGGCCCGGTAGAGGCGCTTGCGCAACCGGGCCGTCAGCGGGTCCGCGGCCGTGGTCGCGGCGGTCCCCGTCGCACTTGTCTGGGGCGGTGTGCCCGGCGTGCTGCCAGCCATGGGGCTTGACCCTATCCAGCGTTGACGGCCCACGTCGACGGGCGGTACGCCACGGGCTGCGCGGGCGCCTGATTTCAGCCGGGAGGTGAGCCGGCGCGGGGGCTCACTGCGGTGGCAAGCGAGGCGACCGGCAGCGCGCTGCCGCAGTACGCGCCGGGGCGCGCGGGCGCCCACCAGCGCGCCGTCCGGAAATCTGCTCGCGCCACCTGGGCCCGGATGATAGCTGTGGCATATGACACAGCCTGCCGACGTCCACGAAGCACTCAGCCTGCGACCGCTCGCCGCCGCGGACTGGGACGCCTGGTACGACGCTCTCGAGGTGGCCTTCGGCGAGACGGAGTCGCCCGAGCGCCGGGCGCTGTGGCGGGCGCTGACCGAGGTGGACCGCTCGCTCGGGGTCTGGGACGGCAGCGTGCCGGTCGGCTCGGCCGGAGCCTTCTCGTTCCGGATGGCGGTGCCCGGCGGCGCGCTGCTGCCCACCGCCGGGGTCACCATGGTCGGCGTACTGCCCACCCACCGGCGGCGTGGCGTGCTCACCGCGCTGATGCGCCATCAACTGGACGAGGTGCACGAGCGCGGCGAGTCGCTGGCGGTGCTGACCGCCTCGCAGCCCGCGATCTACGGCCGCTACGGCTACGGCCTGGCCAGCTGGCAGCTCGCGGTGCGGATCGACCGGTCCCGGGTGCAGGTGGCGCGCACCGGTTCGGCGGACGACCGGATCCGGCTGCGGCTGGCCGACCCGGCACGGGCCTCGGCGGCCTGCGAGCGCCTCTACGCGCGGCGGGTGTCACTGCGCCCCGGCATGCTGGCCCGCAGCCCCGGTTGGGAGCAGCTGCCGCTGCTGGACGCCCCCAGCGAGCGCGAGGGCCACACCGCGCTGCAGTGCGTGCTGGCCGAGGATCAGCGCGACGGCGAACTGCTCGGCTACGCGCGCTACTCCCTCCGCGCGGCCTGGCAGCACGCGGGCGCCGCGGGCCAGGTGCGGGTGCGCGAGGTCACGACGGCCACCCCCGAGGCCGCGGCCGCGCTCTGGGCCTACCTGCTGGAGCTCGACCTGACCGAGACCGTGGTGGCGGAGAACCTGCCGGTGGACGACCCGCTGCTGCACCTGGTCTCCGACCCGCGCCGACTCAGCTCCCAGCTCTCCGACTCGCTCTTCGTGCGGCTGGTGGAGGTCGGCGACGCGCTGAGCTCGCGCCGGTACGCGGCGCCGCTGGACGTGGTGCTCGAGGTGGCGGACGAATTCTGCCCGTGGAACGCCGGGCGCTGGCGGCTGCACAGTGCCGGGCGGCTGGCCGGGGCGCAGTGCGAACCGACCGACGCGCCGGCGGATCTCGCGCTCTCGGTGCGCGAGTTGGGCTCCGCCTATCTCGGCGGCTGCACGCTGGCGGCGCTGGCCGCGGCCGGGCTGGTGCGCGAACTGCGACCCGGCGCACTGGCCGAGGCCTCCGCGGCCTTCGCCTGGGACGTGGCACCGTGGCTGCCGCACGGGTTCTGACGACCCGTGCGGCGAGCCTGTGGGCGTGGCGGGTGCTCAGCCCTGCGGGTGGCCCTCGGGGATCGGGGGCAGCTCGCCGGTGGCCTCGTAGCGGCTGAGCATCTCGATCCGGCGGGTGTGCCGCTCCTCGTTGCTGTACGGGGTGTTGAGGAAGACCTCGACGAAGCGGGTCGCCTCGGCCTCGGTGTGCATCCGCCCGCCGACGCTGATCACGTTGGCGTTGTTGTGCTCACGGCCGAGCGCGGCGGTCTGCTCGCTCCAGGCCAGCACGGCGCGCACGCCCTTGACCTTGTTGGCGGCGATCTGCTCGCCGTTGCCCGAGCCGCCGATCACGACGCCCAGCGCCTCGGGGTCGGCCGCGGTGCGCTCGGCGGCGCGCAGGCAGAACGGCGGGTAGTCGTCCACCGCGTCGTAGATGTGCGGGCCGCAGTCGATCGGCTCGTGGCCGGCCTCCTTGAGCCAAGCGACGAGGTGGTTCTTCAGTTCGAATCCGGCATGGTCGGAACCCAGGTACACGCGCATGGGGAGAAGTCTGGCATGCGCGTGCCCTGGACCCTCTCAAGAGGGGTCGGGACGTCAGGCGTTCAGCCGCGCCGCTCGCCCAGCAGCTTCCAACCCAGCGGCAGCGCGCCCATCGCCAACAGCACCTTCAGGCCGTCGCCCACCAGGTACGGGTAGAGGCCCAGATCGGCCGCCTTGGCCAGCGAGACGTGCAGCGAGGCGGCCAGGTACGGCACGCCGACCGCGTAGATCGCCAGGTTGCCCAGCACCATCACCCCGGCCACCCGCAGCGGGGTGCGGTCCCCGCCACGCCGGGCCAGCAGGCCGGTGAGCGCGGCGGCCAGCACGAAACCGAGCACGTAGCCCAGGGTCGGCAGCGCCCAGCCCGAGCTGTGCTCGGCGAACCAGGGCAGCCCCGAGGCGCCGGCCAGCAGGTAGAGGGCGAGCGAGGCCGCGCCGCGCCGGGCGCCGAGCGCGGTGCCGACCAGCAGTGCGGCGAAGGTCTGGCCGGTGACCGGCACCGGCGAGCCGGGCACCGGCAGCGAGAGCTGGGCGGCCAGCCCGGTCAGCGCGGCGCCGCCGGCCACCAGGGTCAGCTCGCGCAGGGCCGCGCCGAGCCGGCTGTCGGCGGCGGGCAGCAGGTCGGCCAGCACGGCGCGGGACGGTATCGCGGTGGCGAGGGCCATCAGGGACTCCCTTGATTCAGTCGTAGTAGAGCGGCTGCTTCGCAGCAGAACGGCTGTCCGAACGTATCCCATTACGCTGAGTTACCAGCCGTTCCGGATGGTGAGCGCATCGGGAAGGTCCTTGGCGCTCACCCCCCTCCAACCGGATAGTGAGATGGGTAGTCCGGTTACCGAACGTCTGGATCGCTCGATGCCCACTCCCACCGCCCCGCCGGCGGCCACCGCCGCCACCGAGGCGACGGCCGCCACCGGCAGTCCGCAGCTCACCCATGGCCTGAAGCAGCGTCACCTCTCGATGATCGCGCTCGGCGGTGTGATCGGAGCGGGCCTGTTCGTCGGCTCCGGTGCCGGCATCGCCGCCGCGGGACCCGCGGTGATCCTCGCCTTCACCCTCTCCGGCCTGCTGGTCATGCTGATCATGCGGATGCTCGGCGAGATGTCGGCCGCCCACCCGGCCTCCGGCTCCTTCTCGGTGCACGCCGAGCGGGAGATCGGCCCCTGGGCCGGGGTCACGGCCGGCTGGATGTACTGGGTGATGCTCTGCTGCGGAGTGGCCGCCGAGGCCACCGCGGCCGGCTCGATCATGAACTCCTGGCTGCCCTCGGTGCCCGGCTGGGCCTGGGTCGGCGTCTTCATGGCCTTCTTCTGCGCCAGCAACCTGACCGCCGTGAAGAACTTCGGCGAGTTCGAGTTCTGGTTCGCCGCGATCAAGATCGCCGCGATCGTGGCCTTCCTGGCGCTCGGCGTGCTCGGCGTCTGCGGGCTGCTGGGCGGCGGCGCACCCGGTGCGAGCAACCTGACCGGACACGGCGGCTTCCTGCCGAACGGCAGCACCGGCCTGATCGCCGGCCTGCTCGCCTCGGTCTTCGCCTACGGCGGCCTGGAGACGGTCACCATCGCGGCTGCCGAGTCCGACGACCCGCGCCGCAACGTGGCCAACGCGGTGCGCACCGCCGTGTGGCGGATCGCCATCTTCTACATCGGCTCGATGGCCCTGGTGGTCACCCTGGTGCCGTGGAACGACCCCGACGTGGTCAAGCTGGGCCCGTACGTGACGGTGCTTCAGTTCCTGCACGTGCCGGGCGCCGCCAAGGTGATGCAGGGCGTGGTGCTGATCGCGCTGCTGAGCGCGATGAACGCGAACATCTACGGCTCCTCCCGGATGGCCTTCTCGCTGGTCTCCCGCGGTCAGGGCCCGCGCGCGCTGGCCAAGGTGAGCGGTGGCGTGCCGCGGCTGGCGGTGCTGGCCTCCTGCGGCTTCGGCTTCGCGGCCGTGCTGGCCGGCTACTGGTGGCCGGAGACCGTCTTCAGCTGGCTGATGAACACCACCGGCGTTGCGATCCTGGTGGTCTGGCTCTTCATCGCGGTGGCCCAGCTGCGGATGCGCAAGCGGCTGGAGCGCGAGAGCCCCGAGCTGCTGACCGTGCGGATGTGGGCCTACCCGTACCTGACCTGGGTCGCGCTCGCGGCGGTGGTCGGGGTGCTGGCGCTGATGACCACCACGCCCGCCGACCGTGCCCAGCTGTACGCGGCCGGGGCGCTGGTGGCCGTGCTCAGCGGGGCGGGCTACTGGCGCCAACGCCGGGTGGCGGCGCGGCCGTAGGACCCCTCTGACAAGGCCCTCGGAGCGGGCGTTCGGCTGCACGCGACCGGCTCGGCCCAGACGCGGACTCCCGTGAAAGGATGCCCCGGGGCAGGACCTGCCCCGCCACCTGCACAGCACCGTGCGAGCCGGACAAAGGAGTACCGCAGTGCCGGGCAAGAACCTCAGCCGGGACGAAGCGCAGGCGCGCGCCGGCATCCTCAGCGTGGACGGCTACGAGGTTCGCCTCGACGTCACCGGAGCTCCGGACCTCGCCAACGCGACCTTCCGCTCCACCACCACGATCCGCTTCAGCTGCAGCGAGCCGGGCGCGAGCACTTTCGCCGACCTGCTCGCGCCGAGCGTGCGCGCCGTCACCCTCAACGGCCGGGCGCTCGACCCGGCCCTCGTCTTCGACGGCGCCCGCGTGGCGCTGGACGAACTGGCCGCCGAGAACGTCCTGGTGGTGGACGCCGACTGCGCCTACAGCCGCACCGGCGAGGGCCTGCACCGGTTCACCGACCCCGCGGACGGCGAGACCTACCTCTACACCCACTACGAGCCCGCCGAGGCCCGCCGGGTGTTCGCCAACTTCGAGCAGCCGGACCTCAAGGCGCCCTACCTCTTCACCGTCACCGCTCCCGCCGCGTGGGACGTCTACGCGAACGCGGCCGAGCGCGAGGTCACGGAGCAGGCCGGCAGCAGGACCTGGCACTTCCTGGAGACCAAGCCGATCTCCACCTACCTGACCGCCGTGGTGGCCGGCCCGTACCACGTGGCGCGCGACCACTGGAGCCGCGAGCTGCCCGACGGCAGCACGCTGGAGATCCCGCTCGCGGCCACCTGCCGCAAGTCGCTGGCCCGGTACTTCGACGCCGAGGAGATCTTCACGGTCACCAAGCAGGGCCTGGACTTCTTCCACGACGAGTTCGACTACCCGTACCCGTTCGGCAAGTACGACCAGTGCTTCGTGCCGGAGTACAACATCGGCGCGATGGAGAACCCGGGCTGTGTGACCTTCCGCGAGGACTTCGTCTTCCGCTCGAAGGTCACCGAGGCCGCCTACGAGGGCCGGGCCAACGTCATCCTGCACGAGATGGCGCACATGTGGTTCGGCGACCTGGTCACCATGAAGTGGTGGGACGACCTGTGGCTGAAGGAGTCCTTCGCGGACTTCATGGGCTCCTTCGCGCTGCGCGAGGCCACCAAGTACCAGGCCGCCTGGGTGACCTTCGCCAACCAGCGCAAGGCCTGGGCCTACCGCCAGGACCAGTACCCGACCACCCACCCGATCACCGCGGACATCCGCGACGTCGAGGCCGCCAAGCTCAACTTCGACGGCATCACCTACGCCAAGGGTGCCGCCGTGCTCAAGCAGCTGGTCGCGTACGCCGGGCGGGAGGGCTTCTTCGAGGGCGCCCGGCGCTACTTCCAGCAGCACGCCTTCGGCAACACCGTGCTCGGCGACCTGCTCGAGGTGCTGGCCGTCACCTCGGGGCGCGGCGAGCAGGCGATGGCCGACTGGTCCAAGGCCTGGCTGCAGACCGCCGGCGTCAACGCGCTCACCCCGCAGGTCACCGTGGACGCCGAGGGCCGGATCACCGAACTGGCGGTGCTCCAGGACGGCGCGACGCTGCGCCCGCACCGGATCGCGGTCGGCCTCTACGACCGGGAGCCGGACGGCACCCTGCTGCGCACCGCGCGGGTCGAGCTGGACGTCAGCGGGGCCCGCACCGTGGTCGAGGAGCTGGCCGGACGGCCGCGCCCGGCCCTGGTCCTGGTCAACGACGACGACCTGACGTACTGCAAGATCCGCTTCGACGCGGACTCGCTGGCCACGCTGCGCACCTCGCTCGGCGACATCCAGGACACCCTGGCCCGGGCGCTGGCCTGGTCGGCCTGCTGGAACCTGACCCGCGACGGACTGCTGCCGGCCCGCGACTACCTGGAGCTGGTGCTGCGCTTCGCCGGCCGCGAGTCGGACATCGGCGTGCTGCAGACGCTGCACACGCAGGCCAAGGGCGCCCTGGAGTTCTTCGTCGACCCCGGCCACCGCGCCCGCAGTGCCCGGCAGTTGGCCGACTGCGCGCTGCGCGAGCTGCGTGCGGCCGCGCCGGGCAGTGACCACCAGCTCGCCTGGGCCCGGTTCCTGGCGATCACGGCCACCGACGAGGAACACCTGGTCCTGCTGGAGGGCCTGCTGGCCGGCACCGCCCGGATCGACGGCCTCGAGGTGGACCAGGACCTGCGCTGGTCGCTGTGGATCGCGCTGGCCGCCGAGGGTCGGGCCACCGCCGAGCAACTGGCCGCCGAGCTGCAGCGGGACAACACCGCCAGCGGCAACCAGAAGGCCACCCAGGCGCTGGCCGCCCGGCCCACCGCCGAGGCCAAGGCGGCGGCCTGGTCGGCCGTGGTCGACGACGACTCGCTGCCCAACGCCATGGTCAGCGCGCAGACCTCGGGCTTCGCCCAGGCCGGCCAGCGCGAGCTGATCGCGCCCTACGCGGCGCGGTACTTCGAGCTGCTGGAGACCATCTGGGCAGAGCGCAGCATCGAGATCGCGATCCGCTTCGTGGGCGGCTTCTTCCCGCGGCTGCAGACCGACGACGCGACGCTGGCCGCCACCGACGCCTGGCTGGCGGACCACCCGGACGCGGCTGCGGCCCTGCGCCGCCTGGTGCTGGAGTCCCGCGACGAACTGGCCCGCGCACTGCGGGCGCAGGCCGCCGACCGGGGCTGACCGGTAACGCCGAACGGCCCGCTCCCCTGGTGGGGGGCGGGCCGTTCGGTCATGGGTCGCTTCAGGCAAGCTACTTCAGGGTGGCCGAGGTGAGACCGGCCTGCACCTGGCGCTGGAAGGAGAGGTAGACCACCAGCACCGGCAGCATCGCGATCGTCATACCGGCGAAGAGCGCCGGGAAGTCGCTGGCGTAGCCGGTCTGCTGAGCCAGGTTCAGCAGACCCTGGGTCAGCATCGAGCGGTCCG
It includes:
- a CDS encoding PP2C family protein-serine/threonine phosphatase — its product is MAGSTPGTPPQTSATGTAATTAADPLTARLRKRLYRARRTLRRTGVDYFRGDAADWLAFAVLLLLVPLLVAFNVWIPAWVPPTALVLPILVGALLLRPVSLVLLYAAAALGLSTESVIHTGERAASERPEAYVFGVTPGAALVVGAVGVAGLLLAQFRSRVGVPWRGGGSMLFDLRERLKVQSRLPKLPEGWHADMALRPAGGQSFSGDFVVAARTGAGRRMLEVVLADVSGKGMDAGSRALLLSGAFGGLLGSLPPHEFLPAANGYLLRQDWDEGFASAVHLALDLDTGEYELLSAGHLPGMQRLAGAGRWEVKEATEGPLLGLYDGAKFEGVRGRLGPGDVLLLCTDGMVEAPGRDLSEGMDRLMGEADRLVAGAQLGSGSTGAAVRLIETVAKDINDDRAVLLLWRA
- a CDS encoding GNAT family N-acetyltransferase yields the protein MTQPADVHEALSLRPLAAADWDAWYDALEVAFGETESPERRALWRALTEVDRSLGVWDGSVPVGSAGAFSFRMAVPGGALLPTAGVTMVGVLPTHRRRGVLTALMRHQLDEVHERGESLAVLTASQPAIYGRYGYGLASWQLAVRIDRSRVQVARTGSADDRIRLRLADPARASAACERLYARRVSLRPGMLARSPGWEQLPLLDAPSEREGHTALQCVLAEDQRDGELLGYARYSLRAAWQHAGAAGQVRVREVTTATPEAAAALWAYLLELDLTETVVAENLPVDDPLLHLVSDPRRLSSQLSDSLFVRLVEVGDALSSRRYAAPLDVVLEVADEFCPWNAGRWRLHSAGRLAGAQCEPTDAPADLALSVRELGSAYLGGCTLAALAAAGLVRELRPGALAEASAAFAWDVAPWLPHGF
- a CDS encoding ribose-5-phosphate isomerase, with product MRVYLGSDHAGFELKNHLVAWLKEAGHEPIDCGPHIYDAVDDYPPFCLRAAERTAADPEALGVVIGGSGNGEQIAANKVKGVRAVLAWSEQTAALGREHNNANVISVGGRMHTEAEATRFVEVFLNTPYSNEERHTRRIEMLSRYEATGELPPIPEGHPQG
- a CDS encoding biotin transporter BioY, which codes for MMALATAIPSRAVLADLLPAADSRLGAALRELTLVAGGAALTGLAAQLSLPVPGSPVPVTGQTFAALLVGTALGARRGAASLALYLLAGASGLPWFAEHSSGWALPTLGYVLGFVLAAALTGLLARRGGDRTPLRVAGVMVLGNLAIYAVGVPYLAASLHVSLAKAADLGLYPYLVGDGLKVLLAMGALPLGWKLLGERRG
- a CDS encoding amino acid permease; this encodes MPTPTAPPAATAATEATAATGSPQLTHGLKQRHLSMIALGGVIGAGLFVGSGAGIAAAGPAVILAFTLSGLLVMLIMRMLGEMSAAHPASGSFSVHAEREIGPWAGVTAGWMYWVMLCCGVAAEATAAGSIMNSWLPSVPGWAWVGVFMAFFCASNLTAVKNFGEFEFWFAAIKIAAIVAFLALGVLGVCGLLGGGAPGASNLTGHGGFLPNGSTGLIAGLLASVFAYGGLETVTIAAAESDDPRRNVANAVRTAVWRIAIFYIGSMALVVTLVPWNDPDVVKLGPYVTVLQFLHVPGAAKVMQGVVLIALLSAMNANIYGSSRMAFSLVSRGQGPRALAKVSGGVPRLAVLASCGFGFAAVLAGYWWPETVFSWLMNTTGVAILVVWLFIAVAQLRMRKRLERESPELLTVRMWAYPYLTWVALAAVVGVLALMTTTPADRAQLYAAGALVAVLSGAGYWRQRRVAARP
- the pepN gene encoding aminopeptidase N, translating into MPGKNLSRDEAQARAGILSVDGYEVRLDVTGAPDLANATFRSTTTIRFSCSEPGASTFADLLAPSVRAVTLNGRALDPALVFDGARVALDELAAENVLVVDADCAYSRTGEGLHRFTDPADGETYLYTHYEPAEARRVFANFEQPDLKAPYLFTVTAPAAWDVYANAAEREVTEQAGSRTWHFLETKPISTYLTAVVAGPYHVARDHWSRELPDGSTLEIPLAATCRKSLARYFDAEEIFTVTKQGLDFFHDEFDYPYPFGKYDQCFVPEYNIGAMENPGCVTFREDFVFRSKVTEAAYEGRANVILHEMAHMWFGDLVTMKWWDDLWLKESFADFMGSFALREATKYQAAWVTFANQRKAWAYRQDQYPTTHPITADIRDVEAAKLNFDGITYAKGAAVLKQLVAYAGREGFFEGARRYFQQHAFGNTVLGDLLEVLAVTSGRGEQAMADWSKAWLQTAGVNALTPQVTVDAEGRITELAVLQDGATLRPHRIAVGLYDREPDGTLLRTARVELDVSGARTVVEELAGRPRPALVLVNDDDLTYCKIRFDADSLATLRTSLGDIQDTLARALAWSACWNLTRDGLLPARDYLELVLRFAGRESDIGVLQTLHTQAKGALEFFVDPGHRARSARQLADCALRELRAAAPGSDHQLAWARFLAITATDEEHLVLLEGLLAGTARIDGLEVDQDLRWSLWIALAAEGRATAEQLAAELQRDNTASGNQKATQALAARPTAEAKAAAWSAVVDDDSLPNAMVSAQTSGFAQAGQRELIAPYAARYFELLETIWAERSIEIAIRFVGGFFPRLQTDDATLAATDAWLADHPDAAAALRRLVLESRDELARALRAQAADRG